A region of the Azospirillum lipoferum 4B genome:
TTCTTGAACGCTACCGCAGCGGTGCAACGCTTTCGGCCATCGCGCGCGAATTCGAATGCACGCCCAGCGCCATCTCCTACATCATCAAGAAGGCGGAGGCCGCAAGCGGCCAGGGCGACGCCGCCCAGGGTGATGACGACCAGGGCGATGCGCAGGCGGACGACGCTCAGTCTTCCGCAGCGGCCGCACCGGCCGAGGAGACGTCCGCACCGGTGACCGCGGCTCCGGCCTCCCCGGCGGCCGAACCCGCTCCCGCCGCTCCCGCGGAAGCCGAAGCTCCCGCAGAGCCGCGCCGCGCCGGCCGCACGGTCCGCGGCACGCTGACCCGTGCCCCACGGACGGAACCGGCGGCCGATCCGGCTCCGGTCGAGACGCCTGCCGCTTCTCCGGCTCCGGCCCCGGCGGCGACCCCCGCTCCGGCGGCGCCGGCGCAGACGGAAACGCTGCGCCTGAACCGTCAGGAACCCGCACCGGCTCCGGCTCCCGCAGCGGCTCCTGCGGCGGCTCCGGTCACGGCGGCCCCGGCGACGACGGATGCTCCGCGGACGGCAGGACAGCCGACCCCGCCGGTGGATGCGGTCGAAGGCCGCCTGCGCGACACCGCCAAGGCCTGCATCTCCGCCTATCGCGGCTGGCGTCAGCAGCCGAGCGAGGCGACCATCCAGTCGCTGTCCGACAGCGTGCACGAGCTGCGCAAGGCCCTGGCCCGCGTGGAGATCGACATGTCGGCCAGCCGGCGCGAGGAACAGGCGATTCGCCCGATCCCGATCCCGGCGCACCGGGCATCGCGTCGCCCGAACTGACCGGATTTTGAAAAGCGGGTCGCAAGGCCCTCTTTGCCGAGTCCTCGTTGAATGCCGCGTTTCAAAAAACCTCCGTCCCATCCTTTGGGGCGGAGGTTTTCTGTTGGAGCAAAAATCAACGAAAAGGGGCTTGACGCCCACCCGATCGAAAGGCTAATCCTCTGCGCCCCGATGGAAGGGTGGCCGAGTGGTTAAAGGCAGCAGACTGTAAATCTGCCCGCGTACGCGTACGCTGGTTCGAATCCAGCCCCTTCCACCATCGCACCATGGCGTGCGCCGCAGCAGACCTCCGAAGCAGACGGCCCACAGCAGACGGCAATGTCATGGCGGAGGCGCGATAGGCTCCCGAATTCTCAATTCCCGACTTTTGAAAAGCCTGTCCCGTGCCGCTACAGCGGCAGCAGGTCTGCCGGCGTGACGCGCGGAAAACGCAGCGTGAAGGCGGTTCCCGCCCCCGGTGCGCTGTCCAGCCGCAGCCGTCCGCGCAAGCTGCGCGTGACCAGCGTGTAGACGATGTTCAGCCCGAGCCCGCTGCCGCCGCGGTCGCGGCTGGTGGTGAAGAAGGGCTCGAAGACCCGGCCATGATATTCGGTCGGAATGCCCCGGCCGTCGTCGGCATAGACCAGTTCCACCTCCCCATCCGACAGAGTGACCGTCACTGTCAGCCTGCCGCGCACGCCCGGATCGTAGCCGTGCAGGATGGAATTGATGACGAAGTTGGTCAGGATCTGGCTGATGACACCGGGATAGCTGTCCAGCATCAGGTCTTCCGGGCAATGGACGGCGATGGCGTGTCCGCTGCGGCGGATGCGCATTCCCAGGCTGCGCAGGACCTCGTGGATATAGTGGTTCAGTTCGAAGACGCGGCGTTCCTCGCTGGCCTGGTCGACCGCGATCTGCTTGAAACTCTGGATCAGGCGGGTGGCGCGTTCGACATTCAGCAGCATCAGCTGCGTCGCTTCGTCGGCGATGTCGATGAATTCGGCGAAGTCGCCGCGCCGCAGCGAGCCGGCCTCGAACAGGCGGCGCAGGCCCCGCGTCTTTTCCGCCAGCAGCGAGGCCCCGGTCAGGGCGATGCCCACCGGCGTGTTGATCTCGTGCGTCACGCCGGCCACGAGGGAGCCGAGTGCGGCCATTTTCTCCGCCTGGATCAACTGGACCTGCGCCTCCTTCAAATCCTGAAGGGCGCGTTCGGCCTCCTCCTTCGCGGCGCGGACCGCTTCCGCCGCGCGGACGCTCTCGGTCACGTCGGTGTGGGAGCCGACGATGCGGAACGTCCGGCCGTCGCCGCCCGCAACGGCCAATGCGCGGGTCTCCAGGAAGACCGTCGCGCCGGACCGGTGGCGGAAACGCTGCAGCAACCGGCTTTCCGACCGCCGGCCGGACGCCAGTTCCTCCACCATCTCCAGCGCCTCGGCGCGGTCATCGGGGTGGATCAGCTCCTCCCAGCGGCGGCGGCTGTTCTCCATCTCCGTCTCGGCATATCCCAACAGGCCCCACCATTGCGGAGAGAACCACACCTCCCCCGTGCGCAGGTCCCATTGCGAGATGCCCTCCCGCGCGGCGCGGATCGCCAGTTCGAACAGTTCGCGGCTGGCGGCCAGTTCCCGTTCGGAATGCTTGCGCTGGGTGATGTCGGTGTAGGTGGTGACGAATCCGCCGTCCGGCAGCGGCAGGGTCACCGTCTCGATGACCACGCCGTCGGGCCGCACCCGCTCATTGTAGAAGGGCCAGGACGCGTTGCGGATATAGTCCAGCCGCTGCGCCACCAGATCGTCCACGTCGCCGCGGCCATAGCCCCCCTGCTCCGCGATGTGGCGCACCACGGTCTCGTAGGGCTGGGCATAGCGCGGGAAATCCGGGTCGATGAAAAGCAGTTCCAGCACGCGCCGGTTCCACGCGACCAGCCGCAGGTCGCGGTCGAAGGCCATCACGCCCTGGCTGAGACAATCGAGGACCAGGCTGGTCTTCGCCCAGGGTTCCCGCTCCGATGGGATTTCAGCCGGTCCGGCAGTCTCGATGGCCGTCAGCAGGGTTTCGCCGGGAGCGCCCGCACCCAGCGCCAGCGTGACCGCGGTTCCATCGGGGAACGCCCGCGTCACGGCATGGCCGCGGCGCAGGTCGTCGATCCCGGACGGCCCGAGAAGCCCGGCGAGAAGCGCGTCGAGCGTCGCATGGAACGGTGCATCGGACGTTCCTGCGGAAGGCACGGCGAACAGGGCCGCAAAGGCGGCATTGGCCCAGACCAGACGTTCGTCGGCGTCGAAGCGGGCGAACCCGGTTTCCCCCATGCGCGTGCTTTCTCCCACCGCCGATCGGGCCTGTTTGCGACGACCGTCACGCCGGCCGGCGGGCAAATGCCGCCGGCCGGACACGCGGTGCGGATCGCGGCCCCATTCTTGTCTCTTGACGGTTGCCGGGCAAGGGCCATCACGCAGCCGTACCCGACGGACGCCGCCGGTGAACCCCTTGATTTTACGTCCGCCCGACGCCTAATCCTGCGCCTGACAGTGAAGCGTAACAGGCAAACCGTTGGCCGGGAAAGGATTTGCACGATGTCGGACATCGCGGCCTATGGCAGCCTGTTCCTTGTGGCGCTGGCGGCCGCGACGATTTTTCCCGCCCAGTCGGAGCTTCTGTTGGCCGGGCTGCATAGTTCGGGCAACTATCACGACGGACTCCTGATTCTGGCGGCGACCACGGGGAACGTGGCGGGATCGACGGTCAACTGGGCTCTCGGCCGCTATCTGATGCATTTCCAGGACCGCCGCTGGTTTCCGGTGTCGCGCCGTCTGGTGGAGCGGGCCACCGGATGGTACCAGCGCTTCGGCGTCTGGTCGCTTCTGCTGGCCTGGGTTCCCTTCATCGGCGATCCGCTGACCCTGGTCGCCGGCATCCTGCGTGTCGACCTGCGCCTGTTCCTGCTGCTGGTGACGCTGGGCAAGCTTGGACGGTACGTTGCACTGATAGTCGCTCTCTGATACAGTATAGTATTAGCATTGTATGTCACGCCTCCATAACAGGCGCAATAATGGGCTTGTCGGCGACAGCGGCTGCACAGTATTAACGGAACCCGGACCGCGGATCCTTCGAACCGGCGGAAAGCCTCAGAAAAATGGGGGCTTTTCAAAATATCGGTGCAGTTTGACAGAGGTCAAACGCGCCGCACTGGTGGTCGACTATGCTCCGCGCCAACGTGGAATCGGGAATCAGGCGCATCGACATGCCAGACGGAAGCATCGTTCAGCAGGGATCAGCCCAACCAGCCAAGGTTCCGCTGTACGAAAGCCACAAGACGATTCACCCGAAATCGGTCAAGGGCCTATATCGCCGCCTGAAAACCGCGACCTTCTCCGTTCTTCTGGTGCTGTTCTTCATCGCCCCCTGGATCCGGTGGGAACGCGGACCCGAAGCCCCGGCACAGGCGGTCCTGTTCGACCTGACTGCGCCGCGTTTCTTCCTGTTCTGGATCGAGATCTGGCCGCAGGAGATCTATTACCTCACCGGCATCCTGATCGTGGCGGCGCTGGGGCTGTTCCTGACGACGGCGCTGGCCGGGCGGGTGTGGTGCGGCTTCGCCTGTCCGCATACGGTCTGGACCGACCTGTTCGTCTGGATCGAGCGCGTCTTCGAAGGTGACCGGGCGGAACGCATCCGCATGGAAAAGCAGCCCTGGACCATGCGCAAAATCCTGCGCAAGGCGGGCAAGCATGCGGGCTGGTTGGCGCTCAGCCTCGTCACCGGTTTCGGCTTCCTCGCCTACTTCACCGACGCCCCGACCCTGCTGCACGATCTGGCCACCTTCCAGGCCAGCTACGAGGCGACGTCCTTCTTCGGCATCTTCGTCGGCATGACCTACGTCATGGCCGGCTGGACGCGCGAGCAGATGTGCATGTACATGTGCCCGTGGCCGCGCATCCAGACCGCGATGCTGGACGAACATTCGCTGGTCGTCACCTATCAGGCCGACCGTGGCGACAACCGCGGTCCCAAGCGCAAGTCGCAGAGCTGGGACGAGCGGCGCACCCAGGGCTTCGGCGACTGCATCGACTGCGGCCAATGCGTCCAGGTCTGCCCGATGGGGATCGACGTGCGCACCGGCGAACAGGCCGACTGCATCAATTGCGGCCTGTGCGTCGACGCCTGCGACACCATCATGATCCAGCAGGGACTGCCCACCCGCCTGATCGCCTTCGACTCGCTGGCAGCCCAGGATACCCGCGCGTCCGGCAAGTCCTATCAATGGCGGCTGATCCGTCCGCGCGTGATCGTCTATGCCTTGCTGATGCTGGTCATCGGCGGCGCCATGGCCTGGAGCTTTGCGCTGCGCCCCAGCCTGAACATCACCGTCCTGCGCGACCGCGCGCCGCTGTTCGTGACGCTGTCGGATGGGTCGATCCGCAATGCCTACACCTTCAAGGTCGCCAACAAGACCCGCCAGAACCGCTCCTACACCCTCAGCGTCGCCGGCCTGTCCGCCGCCGACATCAAGGTGATCGGCGAAGCGGAGCCGGAGACCGCCGCCCACACCGCCACCATCTCGGCGGAGCCGGACAGCGTCGCCACCTACCGCGTCTATGTGACGGCCCCCCGCGGGGAAGTGACCGCCAGCTCGCTGCCGCTGACCTTCCAGCTGTCCGACACCGTGACCGCGGAAAGGAACAGCCGCGACAGTGTGTTCATGGGGCCGGCGAACCAGTAATCCTCCACAGTTTCCCTCATCGGCGTGGAATCGAAAGGCAGTGGCCGGCGGAACGGCCTACTGCCTTTCGCATTTCTGCGCAAAGGGGGGGCACCCGCATGGGCAGTTTGCGCAAGCCGAACCGCCACTCACCTGACTTACCGAACGAGGGCCGGGCAATCGGGAAACCGTGCCCGCCTGCCGGCAGCGAGGTGAACAGGCCATGCTTTTCGATTTCGAACCGTCGGGGATCAACGACACCTACCTGCGCCTGACGCGGTGCGGCGTGTCCAGCATCGTCGCCCCGGCGGGTGCCTGGAACGGCCTTCTGCGGGTCAATTACATCGTCGCCGGCGGACCCGGCGGCGGCGAACCCCACTTGATCTTCCGCAGCCTCGACGTCGGCTGGGACGACGGCCGTTTCTGCTGGAAGGGACGTGCCGCGCCGGTGATGACCAGTTCGGCCATGGTGGACATCCTGCTGGAACGCGGGCTGGTGACCGAGGCGGAGGCGGAACGGCTGCTGTTCGGCATCAACACCCCGACGGCCGGCGCATCCTCCGACGAGGCGCTGATGATCCGCGCCCTGCTCGCCGGCTGCAGTTTCACCCCCGTCTACGAGTCGCAGCCGCTGGGCACCGAACCGCCGGCCGTGGTTGGATTCGCCATGCGCACGCTGTCCGATCCCGGCGCCTACATGCTGGACGCCCGCGACGGGCTGCCGGTTCTGGACGGCGACGCGCGCGACGCGCTGCGGCGGCTGGTGGGCGTGGCGATGTGATTCCCTTCCTTCCTTGGCCCTCCTTCCTTGCCCCTCATTCTTTGGTCGAAGACGGGGGCGAAACAGGCGAAAACCCCGCCTTACGGCCTACCGTCTAGACTTTCGGGCGATAGAAACTGTCACAGTGCCGCGACATTCTTACCGCAACCGCTCACAGGAGCCTGACGCTACCCCATCGATCCGCCAATCCCGACATCCCGTGCGAGAAAGCTGACCAGCCATGAACGCCAGACTGTCCCATCGCTGCACCGCCCTGATCGACCGCGCCCGCGCAGCCTGGCTCAGCCAGCCACTGGCCCGCAAACTGAGTGCCCGCAAGACGGCCGGTCGCCGCCGGATCACGATGGAACTGCTGGATCTGGAGCTTTACCGGATCGATATCGGCGGCTGAAAGGGCGGCTGGGAGAGGCCCACCCCAGCCTCTCCCCGACACCTCACTTCAGCAAATGCTCATACCGCGCGTCGGTCAGCGTCTTCATGAAGGCGACCAGCGCCTTGACGCGGCGGGTATCCAGCGCCGGACCCGATTCCAGTTCCTTTTTCGACAGGTTCGCCCCCACTTCGGGCGGACCCCAGGGCTTTCCCGTCTCCGGATTGATCGCCGCCTTGTCCGTGCGGTTGTTGTAGTGGTCGTAGAAGCGGACCACCGTTTCCAGCTCCTTGAAGACGCCGTTGTGCATATAGGGGCCGGTCACGGCCACGTTGCGCAGGCTCGGGGTCTTGAACTTGCCCTCGAAGGCCGGTTTGGCGGCCGCGGGGTTGTCGCGCAGGCCACGGTCGGCGAAGGTCGCCGGCTTGCCCGACGCCTCGCGCAGGGCCGGGTTCGCCGGCACACCGATGTTGTGATGTTCGTAGTTGGTGAACATCTCCCCGGCTGCGGCCGGCATCGGCTTCAGCTTGTGGCACTGGTTGCAGTTGGTGAACTGGGTGGAGAAGAACAGGGTCATGCCCAAATCCTCCTCCGCCGTCATCTTGTATTCGCCGCGCAGATGGCGGTCGTATTTCGAATCGAAGGGCGCGAAGCGGTCGGTCTTCTCGAAGGCGGCGAGGCTGTCGCTCATCGCGTCGTAGGCGCGCTCCGCATCGTCGAGCACACCGGCGCCATAGAGCGCCACGAAAGCGCGGACATAATCGGGATTCTCGGCCAGCCTTTCGCGCGCCTGCTCCTTGGAGGCCAATCCCATCTCCGCCGGGTTCAGCGGCGGGCCGCCGGCCTGATCCTTCAGGGTCGCGGCGCGGCCGTCCCAGAACTGCCCACCGATGGCCTTGCCGTCGGCGGTGATGTGGAAGGCGGGCGTGAAGGCCGCATAGCTCGCCGTCGGTGCGTTGCGGTCGCCGACCGACTTTCCGTTGTCGCCGACCGATGCCGCCCCGCCCGCGCCGCCGGTGCGCGGATCGGCGAAGCCGAAGTCGGGATTGTGGCAATCGGCACAGGCCTGGGTGCGGTTGGCCGACAAATTGTGGTCGGAAAACAGCGCCTCCCCCAGCTTTTCCTTCGTCGACAGATCCGCCGCGAGCGTGGACCCGCCCCCGGCGATTCCGGCCGACATAAGCACCAGCGCGAGCGCGCGGCGAGGCAGGGAAAGGGTATTGGCGGACATGACGACGCTCCTGGCAACGGCTGGCCGCGGGGAATACCCCGGCGACCGGCGCCAAACTGAGCGTCAAAGGTTAAGCGAGAGTGAGAATTGTTATCAATACGGCTGCGCAAAGGCAGGGTGGGGCGAATGGTCGCTGCTTCACCCCTCCGTTGGCTCCCATAGGCGCTGAAATACAGGTTTGATTGCCGCCGTAAGCCGAGCCCATCCCTCATCGAACGTCATCCCCGCGAAGGCGGGGATCCAGTGTTTCCTAAGCAGAACCAACGGGTAAGCCTGGATCCCCGCCTTCGCGGGGATGACGCCCAAAGAGGTGCTGGTCACGTTGGGAAATGAGGAAAGTCCTGCAAGTTAGCGCCTATGCCGTCGGATCCCCCGCTCCCGCCGGACCTATCTCGCCCCCGCCCCGTCCGTCAGCAGACGGCGGATGGCATTGACCAGCGGCTTCATGTGGAAGGTCGATTCCGGGGACACCGCGACGGTTCCGCCCGCCGCCTCCACCGCCTCGGCCACCACCGGGCCGACGGCGGCGATCCGGGTCCTGGCGAAGCCCTGGCGGAACTCGTCGGCAAGGCCGCAGGCCTCCGCCACCTCGTGCAGGCGTCGGACCTGGGGCGAGGCGGTGAAGGCGACGAAGTCGATCCGCCCGGCCGCCATGTCGCGGATGGCGGTCTGCACCGCTCCGGTCTCGGAATCATTGGCATAGCGGTAGGGCGTGACCGCCACCGGCATGCCGCCGCGCGCCCGCACAGCTTCCAGCAGGGGTTCGTTGGGGTTGTCGGGGTAGAGCTGGATGCCGACGCGGTGACCGTCCAGCTCCTGTTCCGACAGCATGGCGATGACGCCGTCCGTGGTCGGCGTGGGGGCGGATTTGAACGGGCTGCAGCCGATCTCCCGCAAAGCCTTGACCGGTTTCGGCCCACGGACGAAGACACGCGCCCGGCCGATGGCGGCGACCACGTCGGCCTCGCGCTCCATGGCGCGGGCGACCGTCATCAGCCGCCGCAGCCCTTCGCCGGTCAGCAGCACGATGTCGTCGAAGCCCTCGGTCAGCAGCCGCTCCAGCCAGTCACGGGCCGGCGCCGGGTCGTCGAGATCGAGGATCTTGACCATCGGGCAGCGGATGGTCTCGGCCCCATGCTGTTCCATCATGCCGGCGAACAGGTCGAGATCCCGGCTCTCCGGCACCAGAATCCGCTTTCCCGCCAGATCTCCGCCCTGTTCGGCCATGGTCCCGTCCCCGTGTTCGTCCGTGTGTGGTGGCGGACAGACTAACAGCAGGCGGCGCGGGCGGTCACGCGGGTTGGACCGTCACGGCCACCACCACTGCCGGCGCCGCGCCTATCCCCGCCGGCAATGCAGCAGGCTGAACAGCCCGAAGGGCGGCAGGGTGCGGATGCTTTCCACCGCCAGCCGCGATCCGGTCATCATCGCGTCCAGGGTGAAATCGGGCCGCCAACCCAGCTTCTTCGACAAGGGCGACAGCCAGCCCTCCACCGCGCGGCGGACGCCGGGACTGGGGGCGGCAAAGTGGTTGACGATCACGATATCGCCGCCCGGTTTGCAGACGCGCTCCAGCTCCGCCATCGTGCCCTGGGGATCGGGGACGACGGTCATGACATACATGGCGACCACCACGTCGAAGCTGCCGTCGGCAAAGGCCAGCTTTCCGGCATCCATCTCCAGCAACCCTTCGACATGGTCGAGTTTCTCGCGCTCCACCCGCTCCTGCGCGACCTTCAGCATGTCGGTGGACAGGTCGATGCCGACGACGCGGTTGTCCTTGCGGTAATCGGACAGCGACAGGCCGGTGCCGACGCCGACCTCCAGGATCCGCAGGTTCCCGCGGCGGTTCAGCCACTCCACCGCCGCGTGCCGGCCGGACGCCAGAAGCACCCCGAACACCTTGTCGTAAAATCCCGCATAGCGGCGGTAGGCGGCGCGAATGGAGTCGGCGTCCATGATCCTGTTTCCCCTCTCTCGATCCCGATTCCGGGCCCTGTTCAAAGGTCAAGCCCAAGCCGTCAGGGGCGCACCATAGCCGTCTTTGGGTCTTCATGAAAGTGACGCAAACAACAGGATCGGCACAATGTCGCTATCTGATAGCCCATTCATTTGGCATATCCATTTGGTCGATTGTCTTTGCTGTTTTTGATTGATCGTTCATTCAAAGAAGATCGGCCGTTTGCTCGAAGGCAATTTTCCTGCTCCCAGCGTTCCTGCCGGACGGGAAACGGCGCTGGATGGCATCGCCTCCGCGATTCCATGGACGGAGGATGGCCGCCATCGTCTCCACCCGTCCGCCGCGGCGGCGCTCCCCTGTAGTGGACCGCGAAGGGCTGGCGTCGTCGGCGAGCAGAAGCGAAAAGCAGCGCAAGCAAGAGCAGAGCATCTCTGCAAATCGACTCAAATACCCAAAAGTCGAAGCTGCCTGCGTGCCACATCCCCATGCGACACCGTAGCGCGGTCCATCGGTAAGAAATCCATTCAATATTCAGGCAATGATTTCCCGAACGACACCCTGCACGACAAGGCGACTGCAATACGCCGAAAGGTGGTGGTCAATGACCAGATCTTCTCTTTCCATCCGCGCGAAGCTGCTGATGCTGGTGGCAACTGCCAGCCTCGCCTGTATGGCGATCGCGGGCGCCGGGCTTTATCTCAGCTACAACCGCATGTATCAGGACCGCGTGGAAGCCCTGCGCTTCATGGTCGAG
Encoded here:
- a CDS encoding PAS-domain containing protein — its product is MGETGFARFDADERLVWANAAFAALFAVPSAGTSDAPFHATLDALLAGLLGPSGIDDLRRGHAVTRAFPDGTAVTLALGAGAPGETLLTAIETAGPAEIPSEREPWAKTSLVLDCLSQGVMAFDRDLRLVAWNRRVLELLFIDPDFPRYAQPYETVVRHIAEQGGYGRGDVDDLVAQRLDYIRNASWPFYNERVRPDGVVIETVTLPLPDGGFVTTYTDITQRKHSERELAASRELFELAIRAAREGISQWDLRTGEVWFSPQWWGLLGYAETEMENSRRRWEELIHPDDRAEALEMVEELASGRRSESRLLQRFRHRSGATVFLETRALAVAGGDGRTFRIVGSHTDVTESVRAAEAVRAAKEEAERALQDLKEAQVQLIQAEKMAALGSLVAGVTHEINTPVGIALTGASLLAEKTRGLRRLFEAGSLRRGDFAEFIDIADEATQLMLLNVERATRLIQSFKQIAVDQASEERRVFELNHYIHEVLRSLGMRIRRSGHAIAVHCPEDLMLDSYPGVISQILTNFVINSILHGYDPGVRGRLTVTVTLSDGEVELVYADDGRGIPTEYHGRVFEPFFTTSRDRGGSGLGLNIVYTLVTRSLRGRLRLDSAPGAGTAFTLRFPRVTPADLLPL
- a CDS encoding YqaA family protein; this translates as MSDIAAYGSLFLVALAAATIFPAQSELLLAGLHSSGNYHDGLLILAATTGNVAGSTVNWALGRYLMHFQDRRWFPVSRRLVERATGWYQRFGVWSLLLAWVPFIGDPLTLVAGILRVDLRLFLLLVTLGKLGRYVALIVAL
- the ccoG gene encoding cytochrome c oxidase accessory protein CcoG — protein: MPDGSIVQQGSAQPAKVPLYESHKTIHPKSVKGLYRRLKTATFSVLLVLFFIAPWIRWERGPEAPAQAVLFDLTAPRFFLFWIEIWPQEIYYLTGILIVAALGLFLTTALAGRVWCGFACPHTVWTDLFVWIERVFEGDRAERIRMEKQPWTMRKILRKAGKHAGWLALSLVTGFGFLAYFTDAPTLLHDLATFQASYEATSFFGIFVGMTYVMAGWTREQMCMYMCPWPRIQTAMLDEHSLVVTYQADRGDNRGPKRKSQSWDERRTQGFGDCIDCGQCVQVCPMGIDVRTGEQADCINCGLCVDACDTIMIQQGLPTRLIAFDSLAAQDTRASGKSYQWRLIRPRVIVYALLMLVIGGAMAWSFALRPSLNITVLRDRAPLFVTLSDGSIRNAYTFKVANKTRQNRSYTLSVAGLSAADIKVIGEAEPETAAHTATISAEPDSVATYRVYVTAPRGEVTASSLPLTFQLSDTVTAERNSRDSVFMGPANQ
- a CDS encoding cytochrome-c peroxidase → MSANTLSLPRRALALVLMSAGIAGGGSTLAADLSTKEKLGEALFSDHNLSANRTQACADCHNPDFGFADPRTGGAGGAASVGDNGKSVGDRNAPTASYAAFTPAFHITADGKAIGGQFWDGRAATLKDQAGGPPLNPAEMGLASKEQARERLAENPDYVRAFVALYGAGVLDDAERAYDAMSDSLAAFEKTDRFAPFDSKYDRHLRGEYKMTAEEDLGMTLFFSTQFTNCNQCHKLKPMPAAAGEMFTNYEHHNIGVPANPALREASGKPATFADRGLRDNPAAAKPAFEGKFKTPSLRNVAVTGPYMHNGVFKELETVVRFYDHYNNRTDKAAINPETGKPWGPPEVGANLSKKELESGPALDTRRVKALVAFMKTLTDARYEHLLK
- a CDS encoding uroporphyrinogen-III synthase translates to MAEQGGDLAGKRILVPESRDLDLFAGMMEQHGAETIRCPMVKILDLDDPAPARDWLERLLTEGFDDIVLLTGEGLRRLMTVARAMEREADVVAAIGRARVFVRGPKPVKALREIGCSPFKSAPTPTTDGVIAMLSEQELDGHRVGIQLYPDNPNEPLLEAVRARGGMPVAVTPYRYANDSETGAVQTAIRDMAAGRIDFVAFTASPQVRRLHEVAEACGLADEFRQGFARTRIAAVGPVVAEAVEAAGGTVAVSPESTFHMKPLVNAIRRLLTDGAGAR
- a CDS encoding class I SAM-dependent methyltransferase, with the protein product MDADSIRAAYRRYAGFYDKVFGVLLASGRHAAVEWLNRRGNLRILEVGVGTGLSLSDYRKDNRVVGIDLSTDMLKVAQERVEREKLDHVEGLLEMDAGKLAFADGSFDVVVAMYVMTVVPDPQGTMAELERVCKPGGDIVIVNHFAAPSPGVRRAVEGWLSPLSKKLGWRPDFTLDAMMTGSRLAVESIRTLPPFGLFSLLHCRRG